The proteins below come from a single Pandoraea apista genomic window:
- a CDS encoding ABC transporter ATP-binding protein, whose amino-acid sequence MSDAETLARSSGQALSVRGVRKSFGRTQVLSGVDLTLAPGERLAIIGPNGAGKSTLFDVITGRTRPDSGRVLMHARDVTGRAPHVISRLGLSRSFQTSQLFGQMSVIDHLRCAALWPDGHRYTFWRRMRGLDDVTRRSELWLERLGLEARRDVPAGALSYAEQRVLEVGLCAASAGSVMLLDEPTAGMSQSESSRMVALIAELSRGCSLLMIEHDMQVVFSLADRIAVLARGAIIACDTPARIRAHPDVRTAYLGDYADAYNGDSVGEAHDA is encoded by the coding sequence ATGAGTGACGCCGAAACACTGGCTCGCTCGTCTGGCCAGGCGCTCAGCGTGCGAGGCGTGCGCAAATCGTTCGGACGCACGCAAGTGCTGAGCGGTGTCGATTTGACGTTGGCACCGGGGGAACGGCTTGCGATCATCGGCCCGAACGGCGCAGGTAAGAGCACGTTGTTCGACGTCATTACCGGTAGAACGCGGCCCGACAGCGGGCGTGTGCTGATGCACGCGCGGGATGTCACCGGCCGCGCGCCGCATGTCATCAGCCGGCTTGGCCTGTCGCGCAGTTTCCAGACCTCGCAGTTGTTCGGCCAAATGAGCGTCATCGATCATCTGCGTTGCGCAGCGCTTTGGCCGGACGGACATCGTTATACGTTCTGGCGGCGAATGCGTGGCTTGGACGACGTCACCCGGCGCAGCGAGCTTTGGCTGGAACGTCTTGGCCTGGAGGCGCGGCGCGACGTGCCGGCGGGCGCACTGAGCTACGCCGAGCAACGCGTACTCGAAGTGGGATTGTGTGCGGCGTCGGCAGGCAGTGTCATGTTGCTCGACGAACCTACGGCGGGCATGAGTCAGTCGGAGTCTTCCCGCATGGTGGCGCTAATTGCCGAACTCAGCCGGGGATGCTCGTTGTTGATGATCGAACACGACATGCAGGTGGTCTTCTCGCTGGCTGACCGGATCGCCGTGCTGGCACGCGGCGCGATCATCGCATGCGATACCCCGGCGCGAATTCGCGCGCATCCGGATGTGCGTACAGCGTATCTGGGAGATTACGCAGACGCCTACAACGGGGACTCTGTCGGAGAGGCACACGATGCTTGA
- a CDS encoding 3-hydroxyacyl-CoA dehydrogenase NAD-binding domain-containing protein, with product MSTAYEVRDGVAVITLENPPVNGLGHATRAGIADGIAQAQADAQVRAVVLIGGGKAFSGGADIREFNTPKATQSPLLVDVIAALDACKKPVVAAVHAVAMGGGLELALACHYRVALPGAQIALPEVKLGLLPGAGGTQRLPRAIGVARALDMVVSGRVVKSETLVGTLFSKLIEGSHDDLLAGAIAFASEIAAQGGTLPRLRDVAIDDADGSGQAAIDAARDKVQREQPHFPAPQKCVAAVEAALQRPFDEGVKFERECFVALVSSPESKALRHAFLGERAAAKIVDVPDDTPVRTIERVAVVGAGTMGSGIAMTFANAGIPVVLIDTTEASLARGVESMRGNYARAVTRGKLAADEAEKRLARIQGSTDFTSVADADLIVEAVFEDMAIKQVVFRELDKVAKPGAILASNTSTLDLDVLAETTSRAQDVIGMHFFSPANVMRLLEVVRGAHTGKDVLASVMKLAKRIGKLAVVARVCDGFIGNRMLEPYFKQSQWMVEQGATPAQVDAAIERFGFAMGPFRTSDLAGNDVSWAIRKRRHAEHPGIVYPRIADVVCEAGRYGQKTHAGWYDYAEGDRTPRESAKIAQMLDDYRKANGIVPRAFSDGEIVDRLVYALVNEGAKVLADGTAARASDIDMVYLNGYGFPLWRGGPMLYADMVGLDKVLARVREFEQGEHGADWTPAARLVELAEAGKRFNG from the coding sequence ATGAGCACGGCTTATGAGGTTCGTGACGGCGTGGCCGTCATCACGCTGGAAAATCCCCCGGTGAATGGCCTGGGACATGCCACACGGGCGGGTATTGCCGATGGCATCGCGCAAGCTCAGGCCGACGCTCAGGTTCGCGCCGTGGTGCTGATCGGCGGGGGGAAGGCTTTTTCCGGCGGTGCCGATATTCGTGAGTTCAACACGCCGAAGGCGACGCAGAGCCCACTGTTGGTCGACGTGATTGCCGCGCTCGACGCTTGCAAGAAACCTGTCGTCGCGGCGGTGCACGCGGTGGCAATGGGCGGCGGTCTCGAATTGGCACTCGCATGTCACTATCGCGTGGCGTTGCCGGGGGCACAGATTGCCCTGCCCGAGGTGAAGCTGGGTCTGCTGCCCGGTGCTGGTGGCACGCAGCGACTGCCGCGCGCCATCGGTGTGGCGCGTGCGCTCGATATGGTGGTGTCGGGCCGTGTCGTGAAGTCCGAAACGCTCGTCGGCACGCTCTTCTCGAAGCTCATCGAAGGCAGTCATGACGATCTCCTCGCGGGGGCCATTGCCTTTGCCAGCGAGATTGCCGCCCAAGGCGGCACCTTGCCGCGATTGCGCGACGTTGCCATCGACGACGCTGACGGTTCGGGGCAGGCTGCCATTGATGCCGCGCGAGACAAGGTACAGCGCGAGCAGCCCCATTTTCCTGCGCCGCAGAAATGTGTGGCGGCAGTCGAAGCGGCGCTGCAACGTCCGTTTGATGAAGGGGTGAAGTTCGAGCGCGAGTGTTTTGTCGCGCTGGTCAGTTCGCCGGAATCGAAGGCGCTGCGTCACGCGTTCCTAGGGGAGCGTGCCGCAGCCAAGATTGTCGACGTGCCCGACGATACCCCGGTACGCACCATCGAGCGCGTGGCGGTCGTCGGTGCCGGAACGATGGGTAGCGGCATTGCCATGACGTTCGCGAACGCTGGAATTCCGGTAGTGCTGATCGACACGACCGAGGCGTCGTTAGCGCGCGGTGTCGAGTCGATGCGCGGCAATTACGCACGTGCCGTGACCCGGGGCAAGCTGGCAGCCGACGAGGCTGAAAAGCGGCTGGCACGTATTCAAGGCAGTACCGATTTCACGTCGGTCGCAGATGCCGATCTGATTGTGGAGGCGGTGTTCGAGGATATGGCCATCAAGCAAGTGGTGTTCCGCGAACTCGATAAGGTGGCCAAACCCGGTGCGATTCTGGCGTCGAACACGTCGACGCTCGATCTCGATGTGCTGGCTGAAACCACGTCGCGGGCGCAGGACGTCATCGGCATGCATTTCTTCAGTCCCGCCAACGTCATGCGCTTGCTCGAGGTGGTGCGCGGCGCCCATACGGGCAAGGACGTATTGGCGAGCGTCATGAAGCTCGCCAAACGAATTGGCAAGCTCGCTGTCGTGGCTCGGGTGTGCGACGGCTTTATTGGCAATCGCATGCTCGAACCGTATTTCAAGCAGTCTCAATGGATGGTCGAGCAGGGCGCGACGCCCGCGCAGGTCGACGCTGCCATCGAGCGCTTCGGCTTCGCCATGGGGCCGTTCCGCACCAGCGACCTGGCTGGCAACGATGTCAGCTGGGCGATTCGCAAGCGTCGTCATGCCGAACACCCCGGCATTGTGTATCCCAGGATTGCCGATGTGGTGTGCGAAGCAGGCCGCTATGGCCAGAAAACCCACGCTGGCTGGTACGACTACGCTGAGGGCGACCGCACGCCGCGTGAGTCGGCCAAAATTGCGCAGATGCTCGACGACTATCGCAAGGCGAACGGGATTGTGCCTCGCGCGTTCTCCGACGGCGAGATTGTCGACCGTCTCGTCTATGCGCTGGTGAACGAAGGGGCAAAGGTGCTCGCCGACGGAACGGCGGCGCGCGCATCCGACATCGATATGGTGTATCTGAATGGCTACGGCTTCCCGCTGTGGCGTGGCGGGCCGATGCTCTATGCCGACATGGTCGGGCTCGACAAGGTGCTTGCACGGGTGCGGGAGTTCGAGCAGGGTGAGCACGGCGCGGACTGGACACCGGCCGCACGGCTCGTGGAACTGGCGGAAGCCGGCAAGCGTTTCAACGGGTAA
- a CDS encoding protein adenylyltransferase SelO — MSATDRPAPASTSLKPYGPLPLANRFASLGSDFYTRLAPQPLPAPYLVGFSADAARLLGWSPEAARDPEFLATFAGNAPLPGGDPLASVYSGHQFGVWAGQLGDGRALLLGESDGPGGRWEIQLKGGGLTPYSRMGDGRAVLRSSIREFLGSEAMFHLGVPTTRALCVIGSDTPVRRETIETAAVVTRLSPSFIRFGHFEHFWASDQYEALRQLADFTIDHHYPHCRDEANPYLALLSAVCDATAEMVAHWQAVGFCHGVMNTDNMSILGLTIDYGPFGFLDGFNAHHICNHSDTQGRYAYQAQPNVAYWNLFCLAQALLPLFGEGEAAIEQAQSVLPVFKTRFAEEIDLRMRAKLGLRESHADDETLINRLFKLMHEGRVDFTRLFRTLAALELENPAADEPLRDMFIDRAGFDAWAVDYRARLRHEASTDAKRAVAMRLVNPKYILRNHLAEIAIRRAGEKDFSEVDTLLRVLSRPYDEQPEFERYAELPPDWASQLEVSCSS; from the coding sequence ATGTCGGCAACCGACCGTCCCGCCCCTGCTTCCACTTCGCTCAAGCCCTACGGACCGTTGCCTTTGGCGAACCGGTTTGCGTCGCTCGGCAGCGATTTCTATACGCGCCTCGCGCCTCAGCCGTTGCCCGCGCCCTATCTGGTCGGCTTTTCGGCCGACGCCGCGCGGCTGCTGGGCTGGTCGCCTGAAGCGGCACGCGATCCGGAGTTTCTCGCCACATTTGCCGGCAATGCGCCACTGCCCGGGGGCGACCCGCTCGCCAGTGTCTATTCGGGCCATCAGTTCGGCGTATGGGCCGGTCAACTGGGCGACGGCCGGGCATTGCTGCTCGGCGAGTCGGACGGCCCCGGTGGCCGCTGGGAAATCCAGCTCAAGGGCGGCGGGCTTACGCCCTACTCCCGCATGGGCGACGGACGCGCCGTACTGCGCTCGTCGATCCGGGAATTTCTCGGTTCGGAAGCCATGTTCCATCTCGGCGTGCCGACCACTCGCGCCTTGTGCGTCATTGGTTCAGACACGCCGGTGCGCCGCGAAACCATCGAGACGGCAGCCGTCGTGACCCGCCTGTCACCGAGCTTCATCCGTTTCGGTCATTTCGAGCATTTCTGGGCCAGCGATCAGTACGAAGCGCTGCGTCAACTCGCAGACTTCACCATCGATCATCATTACCCGCACTGCCGCGACGAAGCCAATCCGTACCTCGCGCTCTTGAGCGCCGTCTGCGACGCCACGGCCGAGATGGTCGCGCACTGGCAGGCAGTGGGTTTCTGCCATGGGGTGATGAATACCGACAACATGTCGATTCTCGGCCTGACGATCGACTACGGGCCCTTCGGCTTTCTCGACGGCTTCAACGCACACCACATCTGCAACCACTCCGATACGCAGGGACGTTACGCCTATCAGGCGCAACCGAATGTGGCGTACTGGAACCTGTTCTGCCTCGCACAAGCCTTGTTGCCCTTGTTCGGCGAAGGGGAGGCGGCGATCGAGCAGGCGCAGTCGGTATTGCCGGTGTTCAAGACACGGTTTGCCGAGGAAATCGACCTGCGTATGCGTGCCAAACTCGGATTGCGCGAGTCTCACGCCGACGACGAAACGCTCATCAATCGTTTGTTCAAGCTGATGCACGAGGGACGCGTCGATTTCACGCGCCTGTTTCGCACGCTCGCCGCGCTGGAACTCGAGAACCCCGCGGCCGACGAACCGCTGCGTGACATGTTCATCGACCGTGCCGGGTTCGACGCCTGGGCGGTGGATTACCGTGCGCGGCTCCGCCATGAAGCGAGCACCGACGCCAAGCGCGCTGTGGCCATGCGACTCGTCAACCCAAAGTACATCCTGCGCAATCACCTGGCCGAAATCGCGATTCGCCGTGCCGGCGAGAAAGACTTCTCGGAAGTCGACACGCTGCTGCGCGTGCTCTCACGGCCCTACGACGAACAACCCGAATTCGAGCGCTACGCCGAGTTGCCGCCCGACTGGGCCAGCCAGCTCGAAGTCAGTTGCTCGTCTTGA
- a CDS encoding 3-(methylthio)propionyl-CoA ligase: MATPLLGQMMAAPLLISSLLTHAARHHGDTEIVSRRVEGDIHRYTWRDAERRARQLAQALRRLGVGDGERVGTLAWNGYRHLELYYGVSGMGSVVHTVNPRLFPEQIAYIVNHAEDRFVAFDINFLPLVETIAPMCPGVQGWIAMTDRAHLPESGLPLLCYEELIAAEDGNFVWPSMDESTASGLCYTSGTTGNPKGVLYSHRSTVLHAFGASLPDAMAMSARDAVLPVVPMFHVNAWGLPYSSALVGAKLVFPGKDLDGKSLYELFEAEGVTFSAGVPTVWLGLLTHVKSIGARFSTLERTVIGGSACPPAMLQTFEKDYGVRVIHAWGMSEMSPLGTLCHLRKHHRDLPAEAQQHILEKQGTAIYGVDLKIVGPDGEELPWDGKAFGDLHARGPWVLDRYFGSDASPLIDGWFPTGDVATIDPEGYVQITDRSKDVIKSGGEWISSIDVENVAMAHPEIHEAACIAVRHPKWEERPLLVVVRKPGSTLTREDVLAFYQGRVVKWWIPDDVVFVEEIPHTATGKMLKLKLREKFRDYQAAS, from the coding sequence ATGGCAACACCGCTTCTCGGCCAGATGATGGCCGCGCCGCTCCTGATTTCCTCGCTGCTTACGCATGCCGCGCGTCACCACGGCGACACCGAGATCGTGTCACGTCGCGTGGAAGGCGACATCCACCGCTACACCTGGCGCGACGCCGAGCGGCGCGCCCGCCAACTCGCGCAGGCGTTACGCCGGCTGGGAGTCGGCGATGGCGAGCGCGTGGGTACGCTGGCATGGAACGGCTACCGGCATCTCGAGCTGTACTACGGTGTCTCGGGCATGGGCAGTGTCGTGCATACGGTGAATCCGCGCCTGTTTCCCGAGCAGATCGCCTATATCGTCAATCACGCCGAAGATCGCTTCGTCGCGTTCGACATCAATTTTCTGCCGCTGGTCGAGACGATTGCCCCCATGTGCCCCGGCGTTCAGGGCTGGATCGCAATGACGGATCGCGCGCACCTGCCCGAGTCGGGCTTGCCGTTGCTTTGCTACGAGGAGTTGATCGCTGCGGAGGACGGCAATTTCGTGTGGCCGTCGATGGACGAATCCACGGCGTCCGGTCTTTGCTATACGTCGGGCACGACAGGGAATCCGAAAGGAGTGCTGTACAGCCATCGCTCCACGGTGCTGCACGCCTTCGGTGCCTCGTTGCCTGACGCGATGGCCATGTCGGCGCGCGACGCCGTATTGCCCGTGGTGCCGATGTTCCATGTGAACGCGTGGGGGCTGCCGTATTCCAGCGCGCTTGTCGGCGCGAAGCTTGTGTTCCCCGGCAAGGATCTCGACGGTAAGTCGCTTTACGAACTCTTCGAGGCCGAAGGCGTGACGTTCTCGGCCGGTGTGCCTACCGTCTGGCTAGGGTTGCTGACGCATGTGAAATCTATCGGCGCACGCTTCTCGACGCTGGAGCGCACGGTGATCGGCGGCTCGGCCTGCCCGCCGGCCATGCTTCAGACTTTCGAGAAAGATTACGGTGTGCGTGTCATTCATGCTTGGGGGATGAGCGAGATGTCGCCGCTTGGCACGCTATGTCATCTACGCAAACATCACCGCGACCTGCCGGCCGAGGCGCAGCAACATATTCTGGAGAAGCAGGGGACGGCCATTTACGGTGTCGACCTGAAAATCGTGGGCCCGGACGGCGAGGAGTTACCTTGGGACGGCAAGGCGTTCGGCGATCTGCATGCTCGCGGGCCGTGGGTGCTCGATCGTTATTTCGGCTCGGATGCGTCGCCGTTGATCGACGGCTGGTTCCCCACCGGAGACGTGGCCACGATTGACCCGGAAGGCTATGTGCAGATCACCGATCGCAGCAAGGACGTCATCAAATCGGGCGGCGAGTGGATCAGTTCCATCGACGTGGAGAATGTCGCAATGGCGCATCCGGAGATTCACGAAGCCGCCTGCATTGCCGTTCGCCATCCGAAATGGGAAGAGCGCCCGTTGCTGGTCGTGGTTCGCAAACCCGGTTCGACGTTGACGCGCGAAGACGTGTTGGCGTTCTACCAAGGGCGTGTCGTGAAATGGTGGATACCCGACGATGTGGTGTTCGTCGAAGAGATTCCCCATACGGCGACCGGGAAGATGCTCAAGCTCAAACTCCGCGAGAAATTCCGCGATTATCAGGCGGCGTCGTAG
- a CDS encoding branched-chain amino acid ABC transporter permease — protein MNDAIVTPVSVPVSLRRRALVWLLFAAILGLAPWCFPSDAALTLMTQMGTAAILALSFNLLLGSTGLLSFCHATYAGIGAYAGVWCMNRIGVQGLPVSMAIVPLAGAVAAGIAGATLGYVTTRRSGMTFAMITLGVAELVWVMAAMLPEWFGGERGIPTDRTMGAAWFGVTFATQREVYALVAVWLFVCAGLMYGVTRTPLGFLARAVRDNAGRVAFLGQSPAAVRYRMQIIAAAFAGVAGALGALNFELVSADTFSLERSGIVLVFTVLGGTAYFAGPMLGAVVGVFATVVLASLTRAWQLYLGLGFLAVVIFAPGGMSGLIAAHVHAWRDGRVRVLWKPYAAVCLGFVLSVGGLIGVVEMTYGARLASDAGLNLAGRPGAHAATAVWGAAAAMVVVGVATLTFAGRRLRHTVASARLRAEAQR, from the coding sequence ATGAACGACGCCATCGTTACGCCGGTATCCGTGCCGGTATCGCTGCGCCGCCGGGCGCTCGTATGGCTGCTCTTTGCCGCCATTCTCGGGCTGGCGCCTTGGTGCTTTCCATCCGACGCGGCGCTAACGCTGATGACGCAAATGGGAACCGCAGCCATTCTCGCGTTGTCGTTCAATCTTCTGCTCGGCTCGACGGGACTATTGAGTTTTTGCCACGCGACCTATGCCGGTATCGGTGCTTATGCGGGCGTTTGGTGTATGAATCGCATTGGCGTTCAGGGGCTGCCTGTGTCGATGGCCATCGTTCCGTTGGCGGGCGCCGTCGCAGCCGGTATCGCAGGTGCCACGCTGGGATACGTCACCACGCGTCGCTCGGGCATGACGTTCGCGATGATTACGCTCGGCGTAGCGGAGCTTGTCTGGGTGATGGCCGCAATGCTGCCCGAATGGTTCGGTGGTGAGCGCGGCATCCCTACCGACAGGACGATGGGCGCTGCGTGGTTCGGCGTGACGTTCGCAACGCAGCGCGAGGTCTATGCGCTGGTGGCCGTATGGCTGTTCGTTTGCGCAGGCCTGATGTACGGCGTTACGCGAACGCCGTTAGGGTTTCTTGCACGCGCGGTACGCGACAACGCGGGGCGTGTTGCCTTCCTCGGGCAGTCGCCTGCGGCGGTGCGGTATCGCATGCAGATCATTGCTGCGGCTTTCGCCGGAGTGGCGGGCGCGCTCGGCGCATTGAATTTCGAACTGGTCAGTGCCGACACCTTCAGCCTGGAACGCTCCGGCATCGTGTTGGTTTTTACTGTGCTTGGCGGTACGGCGTATTTCGCGGGGCCGATGCTGGGGGCCGTCGTCGGCGTTTTCGCGACCGTTGTGCTGGCGTCGCTGACGCGAGCGTGGCAGCTCTATCTTGGATTGGGGTTTCTCGCGGTCGTGATATTCGCCCCCGGCGGAATGTCGGGGTTGATCGCGGCCCACGTACATGCTTGGCGCGATGGCAGGGTACGAGTACTGTGGAAGCCCTATGCGGCGGTGTGTCTTGGCTTCGTATTGTCCGTTGGCGGGCTGATCGGCGTCGTGGAAATGACCTACGGCGCGAGGCTTGCCAGCGACGCCGGGCTAAATCTGGCAGGAAGACCGGGTGCTCACGCCGCCACGGCGGTATGGGGTGCGGCGGCGGCGATGGTCGTCGTTGGGGTTGCCACCCTGACGTTCGCCGGACGTCGTTTGCGGCACACCGTGGCGAGTGCGAGGCTTCGTGCGGAGGCGCAACGATGA
- a CDS encoding branched-chain amino acid ABC transporter permease, whose translation MLSSGLTLIFSMLGVLNFAHASFYMLGAYFAYALSAAVGFWPALVAAPLIVGVIGAVFEWSVLRRLRTRGALAELLATFGLAYVVVELVQLAWGRGPVDYGVPAAFEGVLVHVAGIAVPAYRLFLMGLACAIALLVWGAFRATRAGLILQAALSQPAMTQALGYNVPALYTGVFACGAALAALAGAAGGNVLVTEPGMAATVGSVVFVVVVVGGLGSLGGAFVASLLIGLLQTWAVTSDASLAQWWPQSEMATGGGVSVSGALGTLSGVVAPISHLSVAQLAPAVPYLLMVAVLLWRPRGLFGVREG comes from the coding sequence ATGCTCTCGAGCGGACTGACGTTGATCTTCAGCATGCTGGGCGTGCTGAACTTCGCGCATGCCAGCTTCTACATGCTGGGGGCGTATTTTGCCTACGCGTTATCGGCGGCAGTGGGTTTCTGGCCGGCGTTGGTCGCTGCGCCGCTGATCGTGGGAGTGATCGGGGCTGTCTTCGAATGGAGCGTTTTGCGGCGATTGCGTACGCGTGGCGCGCTGGCGGAACTGCTTGCCACGTTCGGACTGGCGTACGTCGTGGTGGAACTCGTGCAGCTTGCCTGGGGGCGCGGGCCGGTCGACTACGGCGTGCCTGCGGCCTTCGAAGGTGTGCTCGTTCATGTGGCGGGCATTGCCGTGCCTGCCTACCGCTTGTTCCTGATGGGGCTGGCATGTGCGATTGCCTTGCTGGTGTGGGGCGCGTTTCGCGCCACGCGGGCCGGACTGATCTTGCAGGCGGCATTGTCACAGCCGGCAATGACGCAGGCCCTCGGCTACAACGTGCCCGCGCTTTACACGGGCGTGTTCGCTTGCGGCGCGGCGTTGGCGGCACTGGCCGGGGCGGCAGGGGGCAATGTGCTGGTGACGGAACCGGGCATGGCGGCGACAGTGGGCAGTGTGGTGTTCGTTGTGGTTGTCGTCGGCGGATTGGGCTCGCTGGGCGGTGCGTTCGTCGCCTCGCTGCTGATTGGTTTATTGCAGACATGGGCCGTCACGAGCGATGCCAGCCTTGCACAATGGTGGCCACAAAGTGAAATGGCCACCGGGGGCGGTGTGAGCGTCTCCGGCGCGTTAGGGACGCTGAGTGGTGTCGTTGCCCCGATCTCCCATTTGAGCGTTGCGCAGCTTGCGCCCGCAGTACCGTATCTGCTGATGGTAGCGGTGCTGCTGTGGCGTCCGCGCGGCCTCTTCGGCGTTCGGGAGGGGTGA
- the pncA gene encoding bifunctional nicotinamidase/pyrazinamidase: MKPMDEVLLVIDVQNDFMPGGALAVPHGDEVVPAINALAGKFAHVVLTQDWHPSGHVSFAENHEGRRPFETMTLPYGEQVLWPAHCVQDTQGAALHADLHIPHAQAVVRKGYQADVDSYSAFLEADRKTPTGLAGYLRDKGVRRVHCVGLATDFCVAWSALDARAAGFDVCVIEHACRAIDLNGSLARAWASLAAAGVSRE, from the coding sequence ATGAAGCCGATGGACGAAGTACTGCTCGTGATCGACGTGCAGAACGATTTCATGCCCGGAGGGGCCTTGGCCGTGCCTCACGGTGACGAGGTGGTGCCGGCGATCAACGCGTTGGCGGGAAAGTTCGCCCATGTGGTGTTGACGCAGGACTGGCATCCGTCTGGGCACGTGTCGTTTGCCGAGAATCACGAGGGGCGTCGGCCGTTCGAGACGATGACCTTGCCGTATGGCGAACAGGTCCTGTGGCCTGCCCACTGCGTGCAGGATACGCAGGGGGCGGCATTGCATGCGGATTTGCATATTCCGCACGCGCAGGCCGTGGTGCGTAAGGGGTATCAGGCCGATGTCGATAGCTATTCGGCGTTTCTCGAAGCAGACCGCAAGACGCCCACGGGGCTCGCGGGGTATTTGCGGGACAAGGGCGTGAGACGCGTGCACTGTGTTGGACTGGCGACCGATTTCTGTGTGGCGTGGAGTGCGCTCGACGCCCGGGCGGCGGGCTTCGACGTTTGTGTGATCGAGCACGCCTGCCGTGCTATCGATCTGAACGGCTCGCTCGCCAGGGCGTGGGCGTCGCTGGCTGCCGCAGGTGTATCGCGCGAATAG
- a CDS encoding ABC transporter ATP-binding protein — protein sequence MLELSDVKAGYGGSRVLHGVTMRVAPGEIVAVLGRNGAGRSTLARAIMGQVPREGDIRWHGRSLVSLAPHQIARLGVGYVPETRDVFGPLTVTQNLLLGQRDSKARAARRAGGIDRTLTLADAFARFEELAPRRDAPAASLSGGEQQLLSLCRAMMAGPELLIVDEPTEGLAPRVVARIGRILTDLRAAGVAILLIEQKLSLALSCAQRVAVMGRGTLVFEGPPDALAAAPAIRREWLEV from the coding sequence ATGCTTGAACTATCCGACGTCAAGGCTGGATACGGCGGCAGCCGAGTGTTGCATGGTGTGACGATGCGCGTTGCACCGGGCGAGATCGTGGCGGTGCTCGGGCGCAACGGTGCGGGGCGCTCTACGCTGGCTCGCGCGATCATGGGGCAGGTGCCACGTGAGGGCGACATTCGTTGGCACGGCAGGTCGCTGGTCTCGCTCGCGCCGCATCAGATCGCCCGGCTGGGCGTTGGCTATGTGCCGGAAACCCGCGATGTTTTTGGGCCGCTGACGGTCACGCAGAATTTGCTGCTTGGGCAGCGAGATAGCAAAGCCCGCGCGGCGCGTCGCGCGGGGGGCATTGACCGGACGCTGACGCTCGCCGACGCGTTCGCGCGCTTCGAGGAACTGGCACCCCGGCGCGATGCGCCTGCGGCGTCGCTATCGGGGGGAGAGCAACAGTTGCTTTCGTTATGCCGGGCGATGATGGCGGGGCCCGAACTATTGATCGTCGACGAGCCGACCGAAGGGCTCGCGCCTCGGGTCGTGGCCCGCATCGGCCGAATTCTGACCGATTTGCGGGCGGCGGGCGTGGCGATTCTGTTGATCGAACAGAAGCTGTCGCTCGCGCTCAGTTGCGCGCAGCGTGTGGCGGTGATGGGGCGTGGCACGCTTGTCTTCGAGGGGCCGCCCGACGCGCTGGCGGCCGCGCCCGCAATTCGTCGCGAATGGCTTGAGGTCTAG
- the msrB gene encoding peptide-methionine (R)-S-oxide reductase MsrB, which translates to MSKVEKNDADWRAQLDDVEYQVTRHAATERAFTGRYWDHWKDGTYRCICCGAPLFESTEKFDAGCGWPSYSAPVDKSGIDEVMDYSHGMVRVEVRCHNCDAHLGHVFEDGPQPTGLRYCINSASLNFEDKEGQTDKPIEG; encoded by the coding sequence ATGAGCAAAGTTGAAAAAAACGACGCCGACTGGCGTGCCCAACTCGACGACGTGGAATATCAGGTGACGCGCCATGCGGCCACGGAGCGCGCATTTACGGGCCGTTACTGGGATCACTGGAAAGACGGTACCTACCGTTGCATCTGCTGCGGAGCGCCGCTGTTCGAGTCGACCGAGAAGTTCGACGCGGGCTGCGGGTGGCCAAGCTATTCGGCTCCCGTGGATAAGTCAGGCATCGACGAGGTCATGGATTACAGCCACGGCATGGTGCGCGTGGAAGTCCGCTGCCACAACTGCGACGCCCACCTCGGGCATGTGTTCGAAGACGGTCCGCAGCCGACCGGCTTGCGTTATTGCATCAATTCCGCCTCGCTGAACTTCGAAGACAAGGAAGGTCAGACCGACAAACCCATCGAAGGCTGA
- a CDS encoding PaaI family thioesterase, whose protein sequence is MTALSIRSGFIDHLGIELLSAEGGESVLRLSLAPQHLNSWEVMHGGVTMAMLDVALSTACRSVAPEGSGVVTIEMKTSFMQPGTGEMRAFGRLLHRSTTMAYCEGEVRDVNDKLVAKAMGTFKYLRRLAVGRTVREQRRPDAPSGD, encoded by the coding sequence ATGACTGCGCTCTCGATCCGTTCAGGTTTTATCGATCACCTCGGCATCGAATTGCTGAGTGCTGAGGGGGGCGAGTCGGTGTTACGGCTCTCGCTGGCGCCTCAGCATCTCAATAGCTGGGAGGTGATGCACGGCGGGGTCACGATGGCGATGCTTGATGTTGCCCTGAGCACCGCTTGCCGGAGTGTGGCGCCGGAAGGCTCGGGCGTGGTGACTATCGAGATGAAGACGAGTTTCATGCAACCTGGCACCGGCGAGATGCGCGCGTTCGGGCGTCTCCTGCATCGCTCCACGACGATGGCCTATTGTGAGGGCGAGGTGCGCGACGTCAACGACAAGCTGGTAGCGAAGGCGATGGGGACCTTCAAGTATCTGCGTCGCCTTGCGGTCGGGCGTACCGTGCGGGAGCAGCGACGCCCCGACGCCCCGAGCGGCGACTGA